A single region of the Triticum dicoccoides isolate Atlit2015 ecotype Zavitan chromosome 2B, WEW_v2.0, whole genome shotgun sequence genome encodes:
- the LOC119363103 gene encoding unconventional myosin-XVIIIa-like isoform X2, with product MASSSNGHCPANGAKVLPGRGKKNQEKLLLDKNAASRACQKDRQYIVKLETELSNCYQEIDYLQDQLNIRNVEANIMGEHIHGLELKLTELEKFPERVRVMDNDLMRSDSQCWLLMEEVQCKEEELQKAASQIEKLESATLDMQCEIESLKLDLTTIEQRLFDAESFSQHTAEYKVRIEKQLKEHELQLQEARKTIDHLEVENKQLKKEYLPGRAPKQSSSTGVEQLDKTVEHDGHANYERGHEILEKMAKQNEEPEHIIEQLKVELREQKLKAKEDAEDLTQEMAELRYQITGMLEEEYKRRSCIEQAAIQQIQQLEVQVSKEQRKLSGALRRLQESHELADTQATEIKKLKDALGDEVIWPEHTPGNQRGL from the exons ATGGCTAGTAGCTCCAATGGCCATTGTCCAGCTAATGGTGCAAAAGTTCTTCCTGGAAGGGGGAAGAAGAATCAGGAG AAATTACTGCTTGACAAAAATGCAGCTTCTAGGGCCTGTCAGAAGGACAGGCAATACATTGTGAAATTGGAAACTGAGCTGAGCAACTGCTATCAGGAAATTG ACTATTTGCAGGATCAGTTAAATATCAGGAATGTTGAAGCAAACATCATGGGAGAGCATATTCACGGCCTTGAACTGAAGCTAACTGAACTGGAGAAATTTCCTGAAAGAGTGAGAGTTATGGACAATGATCTGATGCGGTCTGATTCTCAGTGCTGGCTTCTGATGGAAGAAGTCCAATGTAAAGAAGAGGAGCTGCAAAAGGCAGCCTCACAAATAGAGAAGCTTGAAAGCGCAACTTTAGATATGCAATGTGAAATTGAGAGTTTAAAACTTGATTTGACTACGATTGAGCAAAGACTGTTTGATGCTGAGAGCTTTAGCCAGCATACTGCTGAGTACAAAGTTAGAATAGAGAAGCAACTGAAAGAACATGAGCTCCAGCTGCAAGAGGCACGGAAGACTATTGATCATCTTGAGGTTGAGAATAAACAACTGAAAAAAGAGTACTTGCCTGGAAGAGCTCCTAAACAATCCTCTTCTACAGGCGTGGAGCAACTTGATAAAACAGTGGAGCATGATGGTCATGCAAACTATGAAAGAGGTCATGAAATTCTTGAAAAGATGGCGAAGCAAAATGAAGAACCTGAACATATAATTGAGCAGCTCAAG GTAGAACTTCGAGAACAAAAACTGAAAGCAAAGGAGGATGCAGAAGATCTCACTCAAGAAATGGCTGAATTGAGGTACCAGATAACTGGCATGCTTGAGGAAGAATACAAGCGCCGGTCTTGCATTGAGCAAGCGGCTATTCAGCAAATTCAGCAGCTGGAGGTTCAG GTCTCCAAAGAGCAAAGGAAATTGAGTGGAGCACTAAGACGACTGCAGGAATCGCATGAGCTAGCTGACACGCAAGCTACGGAGATTAAGAAACTGAAGGATGCTTTAGGG GACGAAGTCATATGGCCAGAACATACGCCGGGTAACCAGAGGGGATTATAA
- the LOC119363103 gene encoding unconventional myosin-XVIIIa-like isoform X3: MASSSNGHCPANGAKVLPGRGKKNQEKLLLDKNAASRACQKDRQYIVKLETELSNCYQEIDYLQDQLNIRNVEANIMGEHIHGLELKLTELEKFPERVRVMDNDLMRSDSQCWLLMEEVQCKEEELQKAASQIEKLESATLDMQCEIESLKLDLTTIEQRLFDAESFSQHTAEYKVRIEKQLKEHELQLQEARKTIDHLEVENKQLKKEYLPGRAPKQSSSTGVEQLDKTVEHDGHANYERGHEILEKMAKQNEEPEHIIEQLKVELREQKLKAKEDAEDLTQEMAELRYQITGMLEEEYKRRSCIEQAAIQQIQQLEVQVSKEQRKLSGALRRLQESHELADTQATEIKKLKDALGVCA; the protein is encoded by the exons ATGGCTAGTAGCTCCAATGGCCATTGTCCAGCTAATGGTGCAAAAGTTCTTCCTGGAAGGGGGAAGAAGAATCAGGAG AAATTACTGCTTGACAAAAATGCAGCTTCTAGGGCCTGTCAGAAGGACAGGCAATACATTGTGAAATTGGAAACTGAGCTGAGCAACTGCTATCAGGAAATTG ACTATTTGCAGGATCAGTTAAATATCAGGAATGTTGAAGCAAACATCATGGGAGAGCATATTCACGGCCTTGAACTGAAGCTAACTGAACTGGAGAAATTTCCTGAAAGAGTGAGAGTTATGGACAATGATCTGATGCGGTCTGATTCTCAGTGCTGGCTTCTGATGGAAGAAGTCCAATGTAAAGAAGAGGAGCTGCAAAAGGCAGCCTCACAAATAGAGAAGCTTGAAAGCGCAACTTTAGATATGCAATGTGAAATTGAGAGTTTAAAACTTGATTTGACTACGATTGAGCAAAGACTGTTTGATGCTGAGAGCTTTAGCCAGCATACTGCTGAGTACAAAGTTAGAATAGAGAAGCAACTGAAAGAACATGAGCTCCAGCTGCAAGAGGCACGGAAGACTATTGATCATCTTGAGGTTGAGAATAAACAACTGAAAAAAGAGTACTTGCCTGGAAGAGCTCCTAAACAATCCTCTTCTACAGGCGTGGAGCAACTTGATAAAACAGTGGAGCATGATGGTCATGCAAACTATGAAAGAGGTCATGAAATTCTTGAAAAGATGGCGAAGCAAAATGAAGAACCTGAACATATAATTGAGCAGCTCAAG GTAGAACTTCGAGAACAAAAACTGAAAGCAAAGGAGGATGCAGAAGATCTCACTCAAGAAATGGCTGAATTGAGGTACCAGATAACTGGCATGCTTGAGGAAGAATACAAGCGCCGGTCTTGCATTGAGCAAGCGGCTATTCAGCAAATTCAGCAGCTGGAGGTTCAG GTCTCCAAAGAGCAAAGGAAATTGAGTGGAGCACTAAGACGACTGCAGGAATCGCATGAGCTAGCTGACACGCAAGCTACGGAGATTAAGAAACTGAAGGATGCTTTAGGGGTATGTGCAT AG
- the LOC119363103 gene encoding filamin-A-interacting protein 1-like isoform X1 yields MASSSNGHCPANGAKVLPGRGKKNQEKLLLDKNAASRACQKDRQYIVKLETELSNCYQEIDYLQDQLNIRNVEANIMGEHIHGLELKLTELEKFPERVRVMDNDLMRSDSQCWLLMEEVQCKEEELQKAASQIEKLESATLDMQCEIESLKLDLTTIEQRLFDAESFSQHTAEYKVRIEKQLKEHELQLQEARKTIDHLEVENKQLKKEYLPGRAPKQSSSTGVEQLDKTVEHDGHANYERGHEILEKMAKQNEEPEHIIEQLKVELREQKLKAKEDAEDLTQEMAELRYQITGMLEEEYKRRSCIEQAAIQQIQQLEVQVSKEQRKLSGALRRLQESHELADTQATEIKKLKDALGRLNSAMNLGRVCKSCSCGFCPMLVELSNCSIEGLLDLRSSDASNVEETPENQALVEWHADEASDGATVNNVGC; encoded by the exons ATGGCTAGTAGCTCCAATGGCCATTGTCCAGCTAATGGTGCAAAAGTTCTTCCTGGAAGGGGGAAGAAGAATCAGGAG AAATTACTGCTTGACAAAAATGCAGCTTCTAGGGCCTGTCAGAAGGACAGGCAATACATTGTGAAATTGGAAACTGAGCTGAGCAACTGCTATCAGGAAATTG ACTATTTGCAGGATCAGTTAAATATCAGGAATGTTGAAGCAAACATCATGGGAGAGCATATTCACGGCCTTGAACTGAAGCTAACTGAACTGGAGAAATTTCCTGAAAGAGTGAGAGTTATGGACAATGATCTGATGCGGTCTGATTCTCAGTGCTGGCTTCTGATGGAAGAAGTCCAATGTAAAGAAGAGGAGCTGCAAAAGGCAGCCTCACAAATAGAGAAGCTTGAAAGCGCAACTTTAGATATGCAATGTGAAATTGAGAGTTTAAAACTTGATTTGACTACGATTGAGCAAAGACTGTTTGATGCTGAGAGCTTTAGCCAGCATACTGCTGAGTACAAAGTTAGAATAGAGAAGCAACTGAAAGAACATGAGCTCCAGCTGCAAGAGGCACGGAAGACTATTGATCATCTTGAGGTTGAGAATAAACAACTGAAAAAAGAGTACTTGCCTGGAAGAGCTCCTAAACAATCCTCTTCTACAGGCGTGGAGCAACTTGATAAAACAGTGGAGCATGATGGTCATGCAAACTATGAAAGAGGTCATGAAATTCTTGAAAAGATGGCGAAGCAAAATGAAGAACCTGAACATATAATTGAGCAGCTCAAG GTAGAACTTCGAGAACAAAAACTGAAAGCAAAGGAGGATGCAGAAGATCTCACTCAAGAAATGGCTGAATTGAGGTACCAGATAACTGGCATGCTTGAGGAAGAATACAAGCGCCGGTCTTGCATTGAGCAAGCGGCTATTCAGCAAATTCAGCAGCTGGAGGTTCAG GTCTCCAAAGAGCAAAGGAAATTGAGTGGAGCACTAAGACGACTGCAGGAATCGCATGAGCTAGCTGACACGCAAGCTACGGAGATTAAGAAACTGAAGGATGCTTTAGGG AGATTGAACTCTGCAATGAACCTCGGGAGGGTTTGCAAATCTTGCTCTTGCGGGTTCTGTCCAATGCTGGTAGAGTTGTCTAATTGCTCGATTGAGGGGTTGCTTGACCTCAGATCTTCCGATGCTAGCAACGTTGAAGAAACACCAGAGAACCAAGCGCTAGTAGAGTGGCATGCTGATGAAGCTTCAGATGGTGCCACAGTAAATAATGTAGGATGCTAG
- the LOC119363104 gene encoding SNAP25 homologous protein SNAP33-like, whose amino-acid sequence MPVSSVAKPSSAKPNPFDSDSDSEFTSRPARASSSNSVDPGTNGRCKNGFRDSGGFDNQSVQELESYVAYKAEETTQKVNVCLRLAENIKEDATNTLIALHKQGQQMNRTHETAANIDQDLSRSETLLGSLGGFFSKTWKPKKTRQIKGPAVISRDDPFKRRANHLEQREKLGLSSSPRGKSNPQTYSDPTNAMEKVQVEKDKQDNALSDLSDVLGQLKGMALDMGSEIDRQNKAMDGLQDDVEELNSRVKGANQRARRLLGK is encoded by the exons ATGCCCGTGTCAAGCGTCGCAAAACCTTCGTCAGCTAAACCAAATCCATTCGATTCCGACTCAGACTCTGAATTTACCTCGAGGCCTGCAAGAGCATCATCTTCCAACTCAGTTGATCCTGGTACCAATGGCCGATGCAAGAATGGCTTCCGCGATTCAGGCGGGTTCGACAACCAATCCGTGCAAGAGCTGGAGAGCTATGTTGCATACAAGGCCGAGGAGACCACTCAGAAAGTGAACGTCTGCCTTCGGCTCGCTGAAAACATCAAGGAGGATGCTACCAACACTCTGATCGCCTTGCACAAGCAGGGTCAACAGATGAATAGGACCCATGAAACCGCTGCGAACATTGATCAGGACCTTAGCAGG AGTGAGACACTTCTGGGAAGCCTTGGAGGGTTCTTCTCAAaaacctggaagcccaagaaaaccAGGCAAATAAAGGGACCAGCAGTTATCTCGAGAG ATGATCCCTTCAAAAGAAGGGCTAACCACCTAGAGCAGAGAGAAAAATTAGGATTGTCTTCAAGCCCCAGAGGGAAGTCGAATCCTCAGACGTATTCTGATCCTACCAACGCCATGGAGAAGGTTCAG GTGGAGAAAGATAAGCAAGACAATGCCCTTTCTGATCTTAGCGATGTCCTGGGACAGCTCAAGGGCATGGCTCTCGATATGGGCTCAGAAATCGATAG GCAAAACAAAGCCATGGATGGTCTACAAGATGATGTGGAGGAACTCAACTCCAGGGTGAAAGGAGCCAACCAGCGTGCACGCCGTTTGCTTGGGAAATAA